A genomic region of Phoenix dactylifera cultivar Barhee BC4 unplaced genomic scaffold, palm_55x_up_171113_PBpolish2nd_filt_p 001786F, whole genome shotgun sequence contains the following coding sequences:
- the LOC103697221 gene encoding neurofilament medium polypeptide — protein sequence MRSGEVEEVEKAVAIDAGKPVPSAVIELVEAADASSVIEITEDSMKQDAKVEEQKQENIIEDKEPNLREKSKIDAASEAAEVTYEGEKVTEIIEKVEEKKNESLEGDEANLVETSKYLNAAIEVSGLSSEERRVSEGAEMVEDKDKDLQGKEEITKDLDAASVIAEASSQEEKSSEGSAMFEETKDEGLKDEKISLVETSKDFDAASEVADFSSKEKEVSESPEIVAEKKEESLESDKSTSVETSKSFDAAASIAEVSSKDEKTSIAAEMVEEKKDDSLEGEEKTSGGPEMVWEKDEGERAPESTETISAKKSEVLESARKTLGETFKEHDVEEKNVFAASAAERVGDLDEVEKGKDLAKDIAETGKPDDGNLVEPSKGDSAKQENEAPKQEVPKASQRHSNNIISKVKHSIVKAKKAVLGKSPSSKTMSAGIKDDIKVK from the exons ATGAGGAGTGGTGAAGTTGAAGAGGTGGAGAAAGCAGTGGCAATTGATGCTGGCAAGCCAGTTCCTTCTGCTGTTATAGAACTTGTAGAGGCTGCTGATGCCAGTTCAGTTATCGAAATCACTGAAGATTCCATGAAGCAAGACGCTAAGGTTGAAGAACAGAAGCAGGAAAATATTATTGAAGATAAAGAACCAAATCTAAGAGAGAAAAGTAAAATTGATGCTGCTAGTGAAGCTGCTGAAGTTACATATGAAGGAGAGAAGGTTACTGAAATTATTGAAAAGGTTgaggagaagaagaatgagAGCTTGGAAGGTGATGAGGCAAATTTGGTAGAGACCTCCAAATATCTCAATGCTGCTATTGAAGTTTCTGGACTCTCTTCAGAGGAAAGGAGGGTCTCTGAAGGTGCTGAAATGGTTGAGGATAAGGACAAAGACTTACAAGGTAAAGAGGAAATCACCAAAGATCTTGATGCTGCTTCCGTGATCGCAGAGGCTTCATCCCAGGAGGAGAAGTCTTCTGAAGGTTCTGCAATGTTTGAGGAGACAAAGGATGAGGGTTTAAAAGATGAGAAGATATCTCTAGTAGAGACCTCCAAGGATTTTGATGCTGCCTCTGAAGTTGCTGACTTCTCatccaaggaaaaggaggtCTCTGAAAGTCCTGAAATTGTggcagaaaagaaggaagagagtttGGAGAgcgacaagtcaacatcagttGAGACCTCCAAAAGTTTTGATGCTGCTGCTAGCATTGCTGAGGTCTCATCCAAAGATGAGAAAACTTCTATAGCTGCTGAAATGGTCGAGGAGAAGAAGGATGACAGTCTAGAAG GGGAGGAGAAAACATCTGGTGGTCCTGAAATGGTTTGGGAGAAGGACGAGGGAGAGAGAGCTCCTGAAAGCACCGAAACAATTAGTGCAAAGAAGAGTGAAGTTTTGGAAAGCGCAAGGAAGACTCTAGGCGAAACTTTTAAAGAGCATGATGTGGAGGAAAAGAATGTTTTCGCTGCATCTGCTGCAGAACGAGTTGGTGATTTAGACGAGGTTGAGAAGGGCAAGGATCTTGCAAAAGATATAGCAGAGACTGGAAAACCTGATGACGGAAACTTAGTTGAACCCTCCAAAGGTGATTCTGCCAAGCAAGAGAACGAGGCCCCCAAACAAGAGGTTCCTAAAGCTTCTCAACGTCATTCAAATAACATAATATCCAAGGTGAAGCATTCGATTGTAAAGGCAAAGAAGGCAGTCCTTGGCAAATCACCTAGTTCAAAGACCATGTCTGCAGGAATCAAAGATGACATTAAAGTGAAATGA